TTAAGGGAAGACTGATAAGACATCATTCCTTCAAaaggctcttctggtttttggtGGGGGGCTGGAGAGGACAGGGGCCACTTTACCCATGGCATTCAGTATAGCTCCATCATCTCTTCACACTGCATGAATCTTACTGCGTCCATGTAAGTTCTGTGCAGGATGAATGTCCTTAAACCAACATAATAAAAGGCAATCTTGTCTCTGCTATTTTCATATAATGAAGAACAGCTGTTCAACAGCCACTGTGCTTATTGTCTTCTTCCATCCTGTCTTCCACCATGCTCTCAGCCCTATCACCCTCTCAGGTGATATCTATTACAGTGCTTCTGTCTTGGTTCCAGAAAATTTAATCCcaatgtaagaaaagaaacaacagttACAGATAACAAATAACTGCATATAGGTAACAGTGATCCAATATGAAAGAAATTGCAAGAGGATGGCATACCGGTTGCTTTACTACAGTTCAGATTTTTTCAGGCATTGCGGCAATGTTCTTACCTTTTAAGGAAGGATTTaaggtggggggaggcgggggtggtGGTAGTGGTAATATATTAATTAGGATAATTGATTAGTTGTAGGTTTGCTAACTGTCTTCTATAAAATGGAGTTCTTCCCTGAAAAACTGATACATGAGCTGTACACCATTACAGCGCGTTAGTGACATCAGGAGTATTAAAGTGCAAAAGATCAGAATACGTGAATTCTTAAATATCTGACTATCTCACATTTTTCATATATCTTTGTGGCTATTGCATCACTACAGGTTATACTTAAGAAGTCAAAGATATATATGCTATTGCCTTTTAATGTAGAATAGTTATGCATATtccaattaaataattttttttgatcTGGACATCTTTTGTAAGTATTTTGCTGGCTAACGTACATTCTGTAGTTTACAGATGCATTTTATTTAAGGTAATGTATGTAGCCACATAAGCATTCAATCATAAAGTAGTAGTCATACAGTACTTTATTCTAAATGCTTTATAAAGTGAAAGGTATTATATTTAACAAAGGAGAAATGAATAAATCTCCATTAATCAACAGATTGCTGTATTGACTAGAGTATTATCACCAGAAGAGAAGCTATATTTTAGGAAAGTAGCAATCCCCGGATGGATATGTCCTGAGGAATGTtgaattttctagaaaaaaaatggaattatttgtTAGTGAAGAAAAGCACTGCACTAACAGTAAGTCTACAAATGACTACGAAAAACCTCTCTTGAATCTATTCTGTTTTCCCGCCTTTTCACAACACCACTTTAAAACAAGAACTAAAAGAAAGACGTGAAGTGCATGAGAAACTTATGCTGGGTTGGGTGGAATGAGGAGAGAAGTTTGGTATGGCGTTATGGAAAGAAATAGTTTTAGCAGTTGTGTAGAGACACCACACGATTCTCTGGCTACTCCGAAAACCAAAAGTTGCATCTTCTACTGCATGCTGCTCTCATGACCAAGAGAGGTCTGGTGAAACCTAGGAGAAAGCAAGCAGTGAGGAGAGAAACGAGGGTTTGAAGCTCAGGCAGTGGGGAAGCGATGAATGAGCGGATTCCTTCTGTTACTTAAGAAGAAAAAGTCAGAATTATGTGCACCCATCTGTAGTACTGTAAAAGTCAAAAATAAAGAATATCAGAGCTTTGATAATTTGTCTTCCCACATTCTTCTATTAGGCTGGTGAAATAAGTGATACGTGTGCTACGAGTTGCAGCAGGCTACGTCAAGCTATGTATAGAATGGTGCCACTATTCAATGACCTCTGAAATGCAGAGGGAAGAATAAAACAGACGAGATTATTAAAATACAATACCTGAAGTACAAATGTGTATTAGAATACTTGAAATATTGGTATTACCTGAACTAAACAAATTTACCTCAAAGCCCCCCGTGATTCCGCCATTATGCTACATTAGACAAAATCCTTCCAAAGATTAATCAGCTTAGCTAACCATACACCGTTTAAAACCGCACAGAGCAGCGTATTAGGCATTCATAGAGAACACAAATAACCAAATGTGTCCTTTCTGCCTGGCAAGCACCATATAGTTCAAGGTGGATCTGAAAAATGAGAATGGACCAGGGCCAACATGATCTCAATTGTTATTTTCAATAATAAGTACAGCTAGCACCTCAGCATGCAACCCTCACTTGagtggaaggggaaaagaacaaaatgcaatGTTCTGAAACGGCTTTTGGGGAAATCATGCATTGTTTGTGACATGTATTTGGCCTCTGGAGCTGCAGTCTTATTTAATCCTCCACTTTTAAATGCCATCTTCCAAAACCAAAGGGTAACAAGTACGAATTGTATCTATAAAACAGCATCACAACTTTATTCTCAATAGCTAAGTATTGAAATGCAAGCATACATTATAAATAGAAAAACAGCTGGCTTGGAGCACATTGCAAGCCACTAGCACAGTTGAGGGATTTGAATGACATCATAACCCGTGAGAGCATGTTGCTGGCCAGCTGGTGTTATTTATAATATACTCAtaattgaggaaaaataaaaaggcaaaagttaGGTATTGCAGAACTGACGAAGTTGAATTCTTTCTTTCCCAGTGTCATTTAAATTGTTATCAAGAGTAATTATGGAGATTACTACACAAAAGCAGGGAAAATCACTTTATAATTAGAATGGCACATTTAAGATAAATGTCATGGAAGCCCCCCCAGACTGGTCCACTAGTGTTGCTATATTCATAGTACTGTAAATTCTAGGAAATGATACGACTTCTCCTGTGTGGGTGCTAAAAGATCACAAAGCTATTTTGCCCTATTTACAAGTAGCGCTCaacaattctgttatttttagcAAATTACAAACTGCTATTTTAGGGTTAACAGCACAGAGAGTTGGAGGCTTTAATTGTTACTCAGCATATAGGCGTGCCAAGTTTAATAACCTAGAgatgaattaagaaaaaagtacATAACCGACTGCCTGTCTTTCTGTGCTGTATAAAGAAAATACCTGTGCCCCTATGCATAAATAAAATGTGTACGTATACACAAAGGTATGCATATACACAAACAATGCCCTTAGGTATGTAAGTTTTCGTATATTTGAAAtgcagacacacatacacacaaacaaataCAAACGCACACATAGCTATCTGAAAGTTAACCAGAAcacattttcttacttttcatgGCAGCACAAGCTTTTTTTGTCTGCTAGCCCCTCAGTCACTAATTCACattcttttaaagggaaaaaaatatgcttctgtgctctagttttaaaatgcaaaggtaTGATGTTATTTGTCACCGTGCCCAAAAAAGTCCTTACTCGGTAACTTTGccagaagagggagagagagagaaggcaaatGCTCCCCCAGCTGTTTCCTGTCTACAGTGTCTGTGTAATGTAGATAAATGTGAGGATTTTCTCTAAATCCCTCTTCTGTTTGCTAAATCTCACTGTCACTGCTAAAATCAGAGCAGATAGAGCCTGCGCAATGGAATAAAGTCCTCAATATTGAAATGTGACATTGCTCTCAACATCTCACATCtctctggatttcttttttctcatcaTTACTGCTAACAAATTCATTTCCAGACTTTGCACTTTTaagaagcaatggaaaaaatcAACAGTCTTTCAACACAATTAGTTAAGTGCTGCTTTTGTGATTTCTTGAAGGTAAATCTTTAttactatttcaaatatttttttttgttttattttactgtgtattGTCTGCTTCTGGTTTGAAGAGTATTGTGCACTTTTCAATAACATTATTTTAGAACTGAGAATTATTTATAAATTGCTGAACATGCAATTTTATGTGATCTGGAAAATGGCTGTATGTAATAGTTGCAATTACATAGATAACTGTAAGGGTAAACTATTGCAGATACATGTCTTAAATTTCACTTCTATTCAGAGAACTTTGCAATATTTCAGTTATGTCATTATTAAAGGGTCCAATTACATCATTGTCTCTATTGTTAATTAATGCTTCTGAAAACGAGAACTTTTAGCTATTTTCTGCAGGTGCAGGGTTTTATAGGAAAAAAGGTATTATTCACATGTTAAGTTTCTGCAGTTTTATTATACacaattatggaaaaaaatgttcatgTTTTCACAGGGAAACTTTTAAGGGATGTTGTCACTGCAGCAATTTTCTGGCAGCCTTGTTACATTTACTTGGTTTTTGCTTTCataaattaaaagtaaatgtgAAGTTCAGTTTGTTTTCTACATTAGAAACCAGCTGCGACTCTTGCTGACCTTGCATATTTGTGTAGCTTAAGCAATGGTacataaagaaaatggaaattcccCTACATGTTCATCTCCAAGTTTTCCCTTGCAGGGAGGGCTGTTTCAGGAAAGTTTGCATGTGAAGTTTCATGTTATGACCCTGTGATTTCTACACATTAATATAAACTGTCTCTAAGTAAATTTGGCTTCATTAGGTGCATTGACCTCTGTTTCTGTCAATTGGCCCTAGTTCAACTTTCCATTATCAGCAAATTTATATCCttcaagaactttttttctttcatattttgcaaGGACACTTATGTAGTTGACAGAATTCTTCTCTTTTAAGTGTTTAGggcctaattattttttttagagtgtCTTCCACTTTAAACACACTTAGCTCATTCCTTAGTGGGATTCAAAAGAGAAGGTCTGTAATTGCAATGGATGAAACTATTCTCTTAATGTATAAATGGGCATCCCTTCCAATGTACTTGAAAgatgaagctgattttttttaagtattgagCAAGGCACTAAGAGACATAAAAGTAATGTGCTAGCTCCTCAGCTGGTGCATCCTGCCAAGCTTCCTTGGAATCAATGGAACATATTGATTTAGGTTAGGATGTAGCTCAGATTCTTAAATCAAAGTTAGCAGTATTTAAACCTTGATTCATTCTAGGGTATATATGCTTTATTTATACAATAATTACTACTGAATACTGTTATTACATACTAAATACATACTTCTACTATGGCTTTGTAATCAGGTCCAACCTCTATGTAGCAAAATGTAATATTGAATAtaactcttgatttttttttctatagcataTACTATCCCTAAAAATGTTGCCCCTTTCAAGATATTTCTAATTATTGTAGATGGTCTTATGACCAAGCATGTGAAGAATCCTTATGCACGACTTGTGCCAACCAATAGTTTGTTAGACGAAGAGGATTTATATAGAAGAAttaagaagtaaaagaaatgtaGAGTGTTCATATATGACATTCTTCTGTGGTGCCACTCTTCTGGACCATTAAAAGAGGAATGCAGCAAAAGCTggttattttactgaaaaaagaggaaattccAGCTGTGAAAATATGGTCAGTCATTCTATGCAACTAAAAGAAGTGCTTAACCAGGCTCATCCTGAACCTGTATTCAATTTCCAAATGTAATTAGATGCTTCAATAAACCCCACCCACATGCCAATGcgttttcttttaaactctcaATTTTCTAGTCAAACTGGGGACGTTGCAAGCACCCTGCCTGTTTGTAAAGAACCTGAAGCAATATTGGATTacaactttgtattttcttaagaATATTCCCCTCAGAAATAAATGGGAACTTTGATTTTATCACAAACATATTGAATCAACTAATGttatgtttaattaaaatgaCGAAGTAAAGCTCAAGTTTTAAACTATGTTCTGGAATTAGTTTTGATGAAACAGCACTTAATTTAACAAATAATTCATTGAGCCCTAGAAACATGtgagtctgttttcttttccccaaagtttTTACTTGTTTGAAAGTTCTTGACTCTTTTTAAATTTGGAGATAAAGTTAAAAATTCTCTGTGGTTTATACTGTGCAGCCTTTTTGGCTTCCACTAAAGGAAAAACAGTAGATAATCTGTTTTGTTGTAGTTCAGTGCTGATATTTATCTGAAAATGCAACCCAGCTGAAAAgtcttgaaaaatacaaaattgttaAATGGCTAAGATTTATGTTTATTCCTGGCCCAAACGTTATACAAGAACAAATTGTTAAATACAGGATGTATTTGTAATGTCAGCCTTCTGAGGCAGTATGCTAAACAGCTCTCTGCTTTACCTCTTCAGAGCTGGGAACCATCTTAAACTGCAGGTGCATCACATTCACCttagaaatgcaaaattatggcaggggaaaaaagaaattgatgTTGTTAAGATATGGAATCATTACAGGAAATAATGCCGCGTGTTATCATCATTCATTTATAGTCTGCTCTTCCTCCACCTGCCATTGAAGTCATGTCCATGCATTAAAACTTGCTGGTTTTTGCATGGCAAAGTTGGCTAAATACCCTTGTGAAtgggaaaataattattctttcttcctttttacgATATATCATGGGATTTAGATTTGTTCATTATTTTCACAGTGGAAataccagggggaaaaaaggggggataAATTCTGACTTATTTATAGATTTGTCTCTTACTCAGCTTTGATATAAGTTGGAAAAGGGAACTCGTCCAGCAAGGTGCTAAGATCCCTTGCCAAGAAAATaagaattcttaaaaattattgaCTACAGAAGGCTCAATTCCACACTGGATGAGATCCCATATGAGCAGAAAATAGATAATTTCATCAGTTCTTCAAAagttcagtgaaaaaaataagattaaatggTCCCCGAAACCCTAAAAGAAACTTTATGAAGATTAATCAATTTCCTCCAATTACTTTGCACTAGTCTGCTAATATAAAGCAGTTTTAAGCCATGGTTAACTGTATGTGCAAGAAAGATTTCTAACTTCTTACCTGACTGCAATACTAACATTAACCTTGAAACAGAACGAAATTTAATGCAGATTTACACCTTTTGAAACTAGCATTTTTGGCAAGTGACCTAAATCAGTTCAGAAAACACATTAAGCACATTCTTCACTGTCCTGCTACTAAACATAAATAGCTTTTCctagtatttaaaagaaaatgttaccGTCTTTGACATATTGGGTAAGACCTTTGGCTGATATAAATTGATATAAAAATAAGTAGATAAACAGAATGGTGCAAATTTACACCCATTGAGGATTGGCCTTTCTTCAAGCATAAGTCCAGGAAAAAGATAGTTTGTAACcaaatgtaaatgagaaaagaattaTCACCTCTGTGTATACCTCATAGCCAAACCTGACTAAGAGGATATAATGGACGTCAGAGAAAGTATAGCTGCTTCCATCAAGTGCAACTGCTTAACACTCCCACTAGTGCTCCCCTTAATTTCTTGAATCCTTCCAAATGCTGCCTTGCTAGTAAGACAGGATTGTAAGAGTCACTGAATGGGGTCCCCTACTATGGAAGGTCCCACGTTAACTCTTCTGTAACTTCGGCAAGCGCTGCCTTGAAACTTTTTTTGTCCTGGTATTTCCCTTTTTAAGGTGGTTGCAGAACCATGGAGTAATAATTATGACTCCTTTTCCTACTGGGCCAAGTTTCCTTCCATCCACTTTACAGCCATTTACTCTTGTGCCAGtgctgttctttattttaaatagcccTTGTCTGCCTATGCCACCTCCATCTCTCACAGTACGTTGTCAGGCAACTGTCATATTCCCTCTTAGCCTATCTGGTCTCAGACAAAACGACAAGGTTGTCTAGTCTTTCTCACTCAAGTTATTCCGGGCTTCCCCTTGCCTGTCTACTGAACTCTTCCGTATCCTCCTTTTGCAAGAGCAACCATAAATCATAGTTACTACGAGGTTCTCTAACTACGTGTGAATGTGAAACAAGAATATTCACCAGAGGAAGTAATCAGTTTACAAACTACACAGACTAGAATATGTACAGTGTTGCAAAATTATGGTGAGGCATTTCCTGATACTGTGTTTATTGTCTAACAAATTACAGCACGTCCACATCCTCAACTTGCAAGGGTGCAAGAGTCATTTTCTTTAAGGAACCTGTTGGGAAATTCTGACACTGCTTTTGCTTCCTTGGCAGGTGAAGATGCACACTGCGTCCTACATTCATTTCTTCTACCTTGGCCTGTGTTTGCTTACCTTaaccagttctgctgctgctggcccagaaACACTCTGTGGAGCTGAGCTGGTTGATGCTCTTCAGTTCGTGTGTGGAGACAGAGGCTTTTACTTCAGTAAGTCAACCCTTTCTTTCATTCAACCACTAAACTGTGCCATGTAATCCATTGGAGTTTGCACTAAGCGGCTTAGAAATTATCAAAACAGGCTGCCAAGTATGACTGGTATCCTCTATCTCGGAGATGCCCAAGTCTTCAGTGACCATGAAGTCTCAGTAAAGAATAGAGCTGTGCCTGTGTTCAGCCCCTCTGAGTTTCTgacaaattttccttttcagatatGTTTTTAACCACTTTCCAGCTGTTGCTGTTCCACCTGCCatattgctgctttctgctgacCTGCCACTGAAATTAAATGAATGAAAGCACACGGTAGACCCAAGATATTCATGAGGCAGAACTGCACGTACCTGTTATGTCAGACTACTCGTAAACAGTTTAAGTACACATTGTATCATATTAAAAACACACTAAGCTTCAACATCtggtttggaaaaaagaaaagctggaaggTAGCAAGCAGAAACTTACCACATCCAAGTATCCACACAATTCATCAGTT
Above is a window of Larus michahellis chromosome 1, bLarMic1.1, whole genome shotgun sequence DNA encoding:
- the IGF1 gene encoding insulin-like growth factor 1 isoform X4, which translates into the protein MEKINSLSTQLVKCCFCDFLKVKMHTASYIHFFYLGLCLLTLTSSAAAGPETLCGAELVDALQFVCGDRGFYFSKPTGYGSSSRRLHHKGIVDECCFQSCDLRRLEMYCAPIKPPKSARSVRAQRHTDMPKAQKIHKKK